From Eremothecium sinecaudum strain ATCC 58844 chromosome V, complete sequence, a single genomic window includes:
- the VPS45 gene encoding Vps45p (Syntenic homolog of Ashbya gossypii AFL053W; Syntenic homolog of Saccharomyces cerevisiae YGL095C (VPS45)) — protein sequence MDLFKVADYYLNRILNPQLRTSVNVVEQSRIKVLLLDKNTTPIISMIATQTELLNKGIYMVDTVENIERDCMRNLNCICYFKPTDDTIENLVKELEDPKYGSYQLFFSNIISKAQLERLAEADSLEVVTKVEEIFLDFYILSETLFSFDIQLPEVVNSSLNWIPRGLDEVKRRLVSVLLSLKVRPNIYFESNSNMSGILAKEVQNEIERNDKTLFDFPRMDATPILLILDRNNDVLTPILQPWSYQSMIHEYIGMKGNIVDLSEVPDIADDLKQAVLSSKQDQFYHETMYLNFGDLGDRVKQYVAQYKSKTNSSSKIETIEDIKRFIEKFPEFKKLSSNVSKHMSILGELDRQLSMKQIWQLSELEQNLSVHEDDSDDYQEMLKLLKSPDLISYYKLKLACIYYLKHYAQTQKLQAVEKLLREECSPQEVAVFYKFKTTYSGSPLQGRKSQDKDIISGLTKKFNKIGHSGPDNVFMQHSPRLDSLLNDIARNTLPNGLFTGVTRQRPPTAPFQDIIIFMVGGITMEEARIVHQFNTSMKNKNGAVRIVIGGNNVLKTKDFLEDFKRLHCTSDKSTQLGDLL from the coding sequence ATGGACCTTTTTAAAGTTGCAGATTATTATCTGAATAGAATATTGAATCCTCAACTGCGTACATCTGTTAATGTGGTGGAACAGTCACGCATAAAGGTTCTACTATTGGATAAGAACACTACACCAATTATCTCTATGATTGCTACACAAACTGAGCTATTGAATAAGGGTATATATATGGTCGATACTGTTGAGAATATAGAACGTGATTGTATGCGGAATTTGAATTGTATATGTTACTTTAAGCCAACAGATGATACTATAGAGAATTTggtaaaggaattggagGATCCAAAATATGGGAGCTACCAATTATTCTTCAGTAACATTATAAGTAAAGCTCAATTAGAGCGATTAGCTGAAGCAGATTCACTTGAGGTGGTGACTAAAGTAGAGGAAATATTCTTGGACTTCTATATTCTAAGTGAAACCCTTTTTTCGTTTGATATTCAGTTGCCAGAAGTCGTTAATAGTAGCTTAAATTGGATCCCAAGGGGGCTGGATGAGGTTAAGCGTCGCTTAGTTTCAGTTCTTTTATCTCTGAAAGTGCGGCCCAATATATATTTTGAGTCCAATAGTAATATGTCTGGAATACTGGCAAAAGAAGTGCAAAATGAAATTGAGAGAAATGATAAGACTCTTTTTGACTTTCCAAGGATGGATGCTACTCCAATTCTGCTAATACTAGATAGGAACAATGATGTTTTGACTCCGATTTTACAGCCATGGAGTTATCAGTCCATGATACATGAGTATATTGGAATGAAAGGAAACATCGTTGATTTGTCAGAGGTGCCAGATATAGCTGATGATTTGAAGCAGGCTGTTCTTTCAAGTAAGCAAGACCAATTCTACCACGAGACTATGTATTTGAATTTTGGTGATCTAGGGGACCGTGTTAAGCAGTATGTTGCGCAATATAAGTCAAAAACAAACTCAAGCAGTAAAATCGAGACAATCGAAGATATAAAACGATTTATTGAAAAGTTCCCTGAATTCAAGAAACTTTCAAGCAATGTGTCTAAGCACATGTCTATATTGGGTGAGTTGGATCGTCAGCTGAGTATGAAGCAAATTTGGCAATTGAGTGAGTTGGAACAGAATTTGTCTGTTCACGAAGATGATAGTGATGACTATCAAGAAATGTTAAAGCTACTAAAATCACCGGATCTAATTTCATACTATAAATTAAAATTGGCATGCATTTACTATTTGAAACACTACGCTCAAACTCAAAAGTTGCAAGCTGTTGAGAAGTTGTTAAGAGAAGAGTGTTCGCCTCAGGAAGTAGCGGTTTTCTACAAATTCAAAACCACATATAGTGGCTCCCCATTGCAAGGCCGGAAAAGTCAAGATAAAGATATAATTAGCGGACTAACAAAGAAGTTTAATAAAATTGGTCATAGCGGTCCTGATAACGTCTTTATGCAGCATTCTCCGCGGTTGGATAGTCTATTAAATGACATTGCAAGGAACACGTTACCAAACGGTCTATTTACAGGAGTTACTAGGCAGCGTCCTCCAACAGCACCCTTCCAAGACATAATTATATTTATGGTTGGTGGTATTACAATGGAGGAAGCACGAATTGTTCATCAATTTAATACATCAATGAAAAACAAGAATGGCGCTGTTAGAATCGTGATTGGGGGTAATAACGTCCTGAAAACGAAAGATTTCCTCGAGGACTTCAAACGCCTGCACTGCACTTCGGATAAGAGCACACAACTTGGTGatcttctttaa
- the TCO89 gene encoding Tco89p (Syntenic homolog of Ashbya gossypii AFL054C; Syntenic homolog of Saccharomyces cerevisiae YPL180W (TCO89)): MSSGTSRGRSFRNDGELSRQIPYSTTPHNNNNGTKLRGKKLKQFSTRSRSKSNANFKGLTALQRTASHDDSVYRSEGTSSVNNGSVKRARSYESLNRRKAISMLGMTALALSKFNPNTVGNSSAGGGNSHLSRSIQRNEGKSVLELHESEEMYEEDSTTDEEVDYLSDGQGFAEDSKDYREESKEYVDALDTNGMEKKEKDEEKVDIKRTGSGGSLVDPRQEGSNALNKVQLSYKPPSSLRNKVEDRIGSNAVEEDTDRIEQHEDDIINSKCTVVETAHSLERQGPVSDKNSEDLDQKMSEQDKRDNGLIDPVDEHYVQDMILSQSTGVVRHFNQTLSRQNSLVSHSGLIENGYDQPNFAASNRFNYINSDLASSLKSTEIKNEDKPTKDFSTSISSLTSHLHARPTASRSSTRANTLLSNRVPQSKMLRNQPSSLLDNNCQQRGIPTGVLNNFSQFLQSGDQGTESRTQQKLWLQRESSLLSLPSQTASSNSILMATNIEVRREFERISNEYMNVRRFGNPLNDSITRVMQKNKIDMKKLNKSSLPVDDSTGSSFFGTYQRNVKSFGELHPEIANRDLEIQQMLSTIWSENVAEFNKDNNPLSKQWHSLQQNLKSSRTRNPSTAASSQRLVNSLQPMTKAVNRRMENAMSQQRL, translated from the coding sequence ATGTCTTCTGGTACCAGTAGGGGTAGGTCTTTTAGGAACGACGGTGAGTTATCAAGACAAATACCTTATTCAACTACGCcacataataataataacgGCACTAAATTACGTGGTAAGAAGTTAAAGCAGTTCTCTACAAGATCTCGAAGTAAAAGTAATGCAAACTTTAAAGGTTTAACAGCATTACAACGAACTGCCAGTCATGATGATAGTGTTTATCGGTCAGAAGGCACCAGCAGTGTTAATAATGGTTCAGTTAAACGTGCAAGAAGTTATGAATCGTTGAATAGACGAAAAGCTATCAGTATGTTAGGTATGACCGCTTTAGCACTGTCGAAATTTAATCCTAATACTGTAGGAAATAGCTCGGCTGGAGGTGGCAATTCGCATTTGTCAAGGTCTATTCAGAGGAATGAAGGCAAGTCTGTATTAGAGCTGCATGAGTCGGAAGAAATGTACGAAGAGGACTCAACAACAGATGAGGAAGTTGATTATTTAAGTGACGGTCAGGGGTTCGCAGAAGACTCGAAGGATTACAGAGAAGAGTCGAAGGAGTATGTTGATGCGCTGGACACTAACGGTATGGAAAAAAAAGAGAAGGATGAGGAAAAGGTGGACATAAAAAGGACGGGCTCCGGCGGGAGTTTGGTAGATCCTCGGCAAGAGGGATCCAATGCATTAAATAAGGTACAATTAAGTTATAAGCCTCCTTCCAGTTTAAGGAATAAAGTAGAGGATAGGATTGGAAGTAATgcagttgaagaagatacTGATCGTATCGAACAGCATGAAGATGATATTATAAATTCTAAGTGCACCGTAGTTGAGACAGCCCACAGTCTTGAACGACAAGGTCCGGTTTCAGACAAGAATTCCGAAGACCTTGACCAGAAGATGAGCGAACAAGATAAAAGAGATAATGGCCTAATAGATCCTGTAGACGAACATTATGTTCAGGATATGATTCTTTCTCAGTCAACCGGTGTTGTAAGACACTTTAATCAGACACTTTCGCGGCAGAATTCTTTGGTTAGTCACTCTGGTCTCATAGAGAATGGTTACGATCAGCCGAATTTCGCTGCAAGCAACCGATTTAATTATATCAACAGTGACTTAGCTAGTTCTTTGAAATCCACAGAAATTAAAAACGAAGATAAACCCACAAAGGACTTTTCTACTTCTATTTCAAGCCTCACCAGCCATCTGCATGCTAGACCTACTGCATCTAGATCGAGTACTAGAGCAAACACATTATTGAGTAATCGAGTACCCCAGAGTAAAATGTTAAGGAACCAACCTTCGTCACTGCTCGATAATAATTGTCAGCAAAGGGGTATACCCACTGGCGTCCTTAATAATTTCTCTCAATTCCTACAGTCAGGAGACCAGGGCACAGAATCTAGGACACAGCAAAAGCTATGGTTGCAAAGAGAATCCTCGTTATTGAGTTTACCATCCCAGACAGCCAGCTCAAACTCAATATTAATGGCTACAAACATAGAAGTCAGAAGGGAATTTGAGCGGATCTCTAATGAATACATGAATGTTCGTAGGTTTGGGAACCCATTGAATGACTCTATTACTAGAGTTATGCAGAAGAATAAGATAGATATGAAAAAGCTAAACAAGTCATCGCTACCAGTTGATGATTCAACGGGTAGCTCATTTTTCGGAACGTACCAGAGAAACGTTAAGTCTTTTGGTGAGCTTCATCCTGAGATCGCAAATCGGGATTTAGAAATTCAACAAATGTTATCGACAATATGGAGTGAAAATGTAGCAGAATTCAACAAGGACAACAATCCGCTAAGCAAACAGTGGCACAGCCTGCAGCAAAATTTAAAGTCAAGCAGGACCCGGAATCCCAGTACTGCTGCAAGCAGCCAGCGTTTGGTCAATTCTTTGCAACCTATGACGAAGGCAGTCAATAGGAGAATGGAGAATGCTATGAGCCAGCAGCGtctttaa